A window of Lujinxingia sediminis contains these coding sequences:
- the aceA gene encoding isocitrate lyase, with amino-acid sequence MSQAQSSEALQAQWDNDPRWRGVQRPYPASQVFKLRGSVPITYTLAERGAVRLWELFHGRPFVRCLSAVTGNQAIQQVQAGLEAIYISGWQVAGDANSARGVYPDQSLYPVDSVPKLVDRVNRALQRADQVAHIEGSPKRDWFAPIVADAEAGFGGNLNAFELMKAMIEAGASGVHFEDQLSSAKKCGHMGGKVLVPTSEFIQKLVAARLASDVMGVPTVLVARTDAHSAKLLTSDIDPMDRPFIKTESGRSAEGFFTIRGGLEFAIERAMAYAPYADMLWCETSTPDLGEAEEFSKEVRAKYPDKLLAYNCSPSFNWRQNLDDRTIARFQEKLGEMGYALQFVTLSGWHSLNAAMFELALDYRERGMAAYSQLQEHEFDLARQQNYSAVRHQAFVGAGYFDEVQLTITGGESETVAMRGSTEEDQF; translated from the coding sequence ATGAGTCAGGCCCAATCTTCTGAGGCGTTGCAGGCACAGTGGGATAACGATCCGCGTTGGCGTGGCGTGCAGCGCCCCTACCCGGCTTCGCAGGTCTTTAAACTGCGGGGCAGCGTACCGATCACCTACACCCTGGCCGAGCGCGGTGCGGTGCGGCTGTGGGAGCTTTTTCACGGCCGTCCCTTTGTGCGCTGTTTAAGCGCAGTCACCGGCAATCAGGCCATCCAGCAGGTGCAGGCGGGGCTGGAGGCGATCTACATCAGCGGGTGGCAGGTCGCCGGTGACGCCAACTCGGCACGAGGGGTCTATCCTGACCAGAGCCTCTACCCGGTGGACTCGGTGCCCAAGCTCGTCGATCGGGTCAACCGCGCTTTGCAGCGCGCGGACCAGGTCGCTCATATCGAGGGCTCGCCGAAGCGCGACTGGTTTGCGCCCATTGTGGCCGACGCGGAGGCGGGCTTTGGGGGCAATCTCAACGCTTTTGAGCTTATGAAGGCGATGATCGAGGCCGGCGCCTCCGGGGTGCATTTTGAGGACCAGCTCTCGTCGGCCAAGAAGTGCGGTCATATGGGCGGCAAGGTGCTTGTGCCCACCAGCGAGTTCATTCAGAAGCTGGTGGCCGCGCGTCTGGCCTCGGATGTGATGGGGGTGCCCACGGTGCTGGTCGCGCGCACCGACGCCCACTCCGCGAAGTTGCTCACCAGCGATATCGATCCGATGGATCGTCCCTTCATCAAGACCGAGAGCGGACGTAGCGCCGAGGGTTTCTTCACCATCCGTGGCGGGTTGGAGTTCGCGATTGAGCGAGCGATGGCCTACGCCCCCTACGCCGACATGCTCTGGTGTGAGACGTCGACGCCGGATCTGGGCGAGGCGGAGGAGTTTTCGAAGGAAGTTCGGGCGAAGTACCCCGATAAACTCCTGGCCTACAACTGTTCTCCCTCCTTTAACTGGCGACAGAACCTCGATGATCGCACCATCGCGCGTTTTCAGGAGAAGCTCGGGGAGATGGGCTATGCGCTGCAGTTTGTGACCCTCTCGGGTTGGCATTCGCTCAACGCGGCGATGTTTGAGCTGGCGCTGGACTATCGGGAGCGGGGTATGGCCGCCTACTCGCAGCTGCAGGAGCATGAATTCGACCTGGCGCGTCAGCAAAACTACAGCGCGGTTCGCCACCAGGCCTTTGTGGGGGCGGGCTACTTCGATGAAGTGCAGCTCACGATCACCGGCGGGGAGTCTGAGACGGTGGCGATGCGCGGGTCGACCGAAGAAGATCAATTTTGA
- a CDS encoding carcinine hydrolase/isopenicillin-N N-acyltransferase family protein: MSSTSPDDARSSAPAGAQAVYYPERAGGLGRVTTPVGDVHVANINGPLTSASRDLGRRLAPELREGAYRAFDGYVQRISAESGSRMIAAAGRVVGGAVLPRLLRQQLPAPYLQMLTAFAEGAGLDVEEALATQQIWDQWAWARAGNVRGLVEGRLKARTHSPLLASSAVVVPSDERGILHAFSFENAAVERWDRAARVVVMHPDQGFSYALVTSLGFLTGLPAGMNAAGLTLSTHPGPASLGDRGGVPLGPAALQVLNEARTIEEAVAIFRQHPPMTSWTYMLSEAASGRCAKVEVSPLRVGVEIETSRGLVVRGGPSVAELKRSPALAQEEARRDAHLGSLLATWRSDRSLPLVELARGLGGDIESAPGADAIRVAEVMSVIFEPAAGRLWVAAGRAPTSLRWFVPLRLRGAHGEARAELDRRETPVQAWPTWQESARGRAADYYRNAYRLYLEGEDPQRLLITLEYAVALEPASARYHVLAGLVALSALRGRRAEGAFRRALDAIDEGGRRAEVGLYLGWALDLQGRRKAARELYARVSEDAQAHGVTRRAAAAARRHRFGKREAERLHIDFVLANAL, from the coding sequence ATGAGCTCAACCTCCCCCGATGATGCGCGCTCTTCGGCGCCGGCCGGAGCCCAGGCGGTGTATTATCCGGAGCGTGCCGGAGGGCTGGGCCGAGTGACCACGCCGGTGGGGGATGTGCATGTGGCCAACATCAACGGTCCGCTGACTTCGGCCAGTCGCGACCTTGGGAGGCGGCTCGCCCCGGAGCTTCGCGAGGGGGCCTACCGCGCCTTTGATGGTTACGTGCAACGCATCAGCGCTGAAAGCGGCTCACGTATGATCGCTGCGGCCGGGCGTGTGGTGGGAGGGGCGGTGTTGCCGCGTCTGCTGCGCCAGCAACTTCCCGCGCCCTATCTTCAGATGCTCACTGCGTTCGCGGAGGGGGCCGGGCTGGATGTGGAGGAGGCGCTGGCCACCCAGCAGATCTGGGACCAGTGGGCGTGGGCGCGCGCCGGTAACGTCCGAGGGTTGGTGGAGGGGCGACTTAAGGCCCGTACCCACTCCCCACTCCTGGCTTCCAGTGCGGTGGTGGTGCCCTCCGATGAGCGCGGGATACTGCACGCATTCAGTTTTGAGAACGCCGCAGTGGAGCGCTGGGACCGGGCCGCCCGCGTGGTGGTGATGCACCCCGATCAGGGGTTTAGCTATGCGTTGGTGACGTCGCTGGGGTTTTTGACGGGCTTGCCGGCCGGTATGAACGCCGCCGGCCTGACGTTGAGCACGCACCCGGGGCCTGCGAGTCTCGGGGATCGCGGGGGTGTGCCGCTGGGGCCAGCGGCGTTGCAGGTGCTCAATGAGGCGCGCACCATTGAGGAGGCCGTCGCGATCTTTCGACAGCACCCGCCGATGACCAGCTGGACGTACATGCTCAGCGAAGCGGCGAGTGGGCGTTGTGCGAAGGTGGAGGTCAGCCCGCTGAGGGTGGGCGTGGAGATTGAGACCTCGCGGGGGCTTGTGGTGCGTGGCGGTCCTTCGGTTGCCGAGCTGAAGCGCTCGCCAGCTCTGGCGCAGGAGGAAGCGCGGCGCGATGCCCACCTTGGCAGCCTGCTCGCCACGTGGCGCTCCGATCGATCGCTCCCCCTGGTGGAGCTCGCCCGTGGCCTGGGAGGCGACATCGAGTCTGCGCCCGGCGCCGACGCAATTCGCGTCGCCGAGGTGATGTCGGTGATCTTCGAGCCAGCTGCGGGTCGTCTGTGGGTGGCGGCCGGGCGCGCGCCGACCTCGCTGCGCTGGTTTGTGCCGCTGCGCCTGCGCGGCGCCCATGGCGAGGCCCGCGCTGAACTCGACAGGCGCGAGACGCCCGTGCAGGCCTGGCCCACCTGGCAGGAGAGCGCGCGCGGGCGCGCTGCCGACTACTATCGCAATGCCTACCGCCTCTACCTCGAAGGCGAAGATCCGCAGCGTCTGCTGATCACCCTGGAGTACGCCGTGGCGCTGGAGCCCGCGTCGGCGCGCTATCATGTGCTGGCGGGGCTTGTGGCGTTGAGCGCGCTACGCGGTCGTCGGGCTGAGGGAGCGTTTCGCCGCGCGCTCGACGCGATTGACGAGGGCGGACGCCGCGCTGAGGTGGGGCTTTACCTGGGATGGGCGCTCGATCTGCAGGGCCGGCGCAAGGCCGCCCGCGAGCTCTACGCCCGGGTCAGCGAGGACGCTCAGGCTCACGGAGTTACGCGCCGCGCCGCCGCTGCGGCGCGACGGCATCGCTTCGGTAAGCGCGAGGCCGAGCGCCTGCACATCGACTTCGTGCTCGCCAATGCGCTCTAA
- the aceB gene encoding malate synthase A — translation MQPSTEGTGLPDAITILGDVAPGYERILSPEALGFVAALHREFEGRRRQLLADRRRRQEAIDSGANPGAPADTRAIRQGEWQVARVPQDMQRRTVEITGPVDRKMIINALNSGADSFMADFEDATSPTWSNVVEGQSNLFDAVRRQIDFRDEARGKDYKLDENPATLMVRPRGWHLPEKHVLVDGQEISASLFDFGLYVFHNAKELVQRGSGPYFYLPKLESHREAALWNDVFVMAQQRLGIETGTIKATVLVETIHAAFEMEEILYALREHSAGLNAGRWDYIFSVIKTFRARQEMVLPDRAQITMEVPFMRAYAERLVHVCHKRGAHAIGGMAAFIPSRRDEAVNERALAAVRGDKEREAGDGFDGTWVAHPDLVAVAREPFEQVLKGRPHQKDRRREVSAISDQELLNFRVAAGRITEEGLRTNINVGLQYIAWWMQGLGAVALYNLMEDAATAEISRSQIWQWLHRPDVVLDDGRRVDRELYKRLVDEELLAIREAMGSERYEALPFEQARQIFDEVATSEEFPEFFTLVAYQAL, via the coding sequence ATGCAGCCCTCCACAGAAGGCACCGGCCTGCCCGACGCGATCACGATTCTCGGTGATGTCGCCCCCGGCTATGAACGTATTTTAAGTCCGGAGGCGCTGGGATTTGTGGCGGCATTGCACCGGGAGTTCGAGGGCCGCAGACGCCAACTTCTTGCGGACCGACGTCGACGTCAGGAGGCGATCGACAGCGGAGCCAACCCCGGCGCTCCGGCTGATACACGGGCGATTCGCCAGGGGGAGTGGCAGGTGGCCCGGGTGCCTCAGGATATGCAGCGACGCACCGTAGAGATCACCGGCCCGGTCGACCGCAAGATGATCATCAACGCGCTTAATTCCGGGGCTGATAGTTTCATGGCGGACTTTGAGGACGCGACCTCCCCGACCTGGTCCAATGTGGTGGAGGGGCAGAGCAACCTCTTTGATGCGGTGCGCCGTCAGATCGACTTTCGAGATGAGGCGCGCGGCAAGGACTATAAGCTCGACGAGAACCCGGCCACGTTGATGGTGCGCCCCCGGGGCTGGCACCTCCCCGAGAAGCATGTGCTCGTGGACGGGCAAGAGATTTCGGCGAGCCTGTTTGATTTCGGGTTGTACGTCTTTCACAACGCGAAGGAGTTGGTGCAGCGGGGCAGCGGGCCCTACTTCTACCTTCCGAAGCTGGAGAGTCATCGGGAGGCGGCGTTGTGGAACGACGTCTTCGTGATGGCCCAGCAGCGCCTGGGAATTGAGACCGGCACGATTAAGGCGACGGTGCTGGTGGAGACGATTCACGCGGCTTTTGAGATGGAGGAGATCCTCTACGCGCTGCGCGAGCATAGCGCGGGGCTCAATGCCGGGCGTTGGGATTATATCTTCAGCGTCATTAAGACCTTTCGTGCGCGTCAGGAGATGGTGCTGCCAGACAGGGCCCAGATCACGATGGAAGTGCCCTTTATGCGCGCCTATGCGGAGCGTCTGGTGCATGTCTGTCATAAACGCGGGGCGCACGCGATCGGGGGAATGGCGGCCTTTATCCCGTCGCGTCGCGATGAGGCGGTGAACGAGCGCGCGCTGGCGGCAGTGCGCGGCGATAAAGAGCGCGAGGCTGGCGACGGGTTTGACGGCACCTGGGTGGCGCATCCGGATCTGGTGGCGGTGGCGCGTGAGCCTTTTGAGCAGGTGTTGAAGGGGCGGCCGCACCAGAAAGATCGTCGGCGTGAGGTCAGCGCCATTAGCGATCAGGAGCTGCTCAACTTCCGCGTTGCTGCGGGGCGCATCACCGAGGAGGGGCTGCGCACCAACATCAACGTGGGGTTGCAGTACATCGCCTGGTGGATGCAAGGCCTGGGGGCGGTGGCGCTCTACAACCTGATGGAGGACGCGGCCACCGCAGAGATCAGCCGCTCGCAGATCTGGCAATGGCTGCATCGCCCCGATGTGGTGCTCGACGACGGTCGCCGGGTCGATCGAGAACTCTATAAGCGGCTGGTTGACGAGGAACTCCTGGCGATCCGCGAGGCGATGGGCAGCGAGCGTTATGAGGCGCTTCCCTTTGAGCAGGCACGCCAGATCTTCGACGAGGTGGCGACCTCCGAGGAGTTTCCCGAGTTCTTTACCCTGGTGGCGTACCAGGCACTTTGA
- a CDS encoding NTP transferase domain-containing protein, whose product MSNTRPSHSPREAILLVAGTGSRLRPLTEDRPKCLLEVGGEALLKRLLDQLTAVGIERAILVTGYLHERMVAQVESWELGLDVAFAPNPTFASENNAISTLVGMRALKGDSFLLCDGDILLRQTAWVAELLADERENVLTMIRFESLGQEEMKIRLGDDKAIEGLSKGLDPARAHGESLGVQKVGPSAFEALKDRLEALNAEERVRLYYEDVFAELIPQGHAFYAREVAPGSWTEIDTIEDLEAARALYQSWSVA is encoded by the coding sequence ATGTCGAACACACGTCCTTCTCATTCGCCCCGCGAGGCGATCTTGCTGGTCGCCGGGACCGGAAGTCGCCTGCGACCTTTGACCGAAGACCGCCCCAAGTGCCTGCTGGAAGTCGGCGGTGAGGCGTTACTCAAGCGCCTTCTTGACCAGCTCACCGCGGTAGGCATTGAGCGTGCCATCCTGGTCACCGGGTATCTGCATGAGCGCATGGTCGCTCAGGTGGAGTCCTGGGAACTGGGGCTTGATGTGGCGTTTGCGCCCAATCCGACCTTTGCCAGTGAGAACAACGCCATCTCGACCCTGGTGGGGATGCGTGCGCTCAAGGGCGACTCTTTTTTGCTCTGCGACGGCGATATCTTATTGCGCCAGACCGCCTGGGTGGCGGAGTTGCTCGCTGACGAGCGCGAGAACGTGCTCACGATGATTCGTTTTGAATCCCTGGGCCAGGAAGAGATGAAGATCCGCCTCGGAGATGACAAGGCGATCGAAGGCCTGAGCAAAGGGCTCGACCCGGCACGCGCGCATGGTGAGTCGCTGGGGGTGCAGAAGGTGGGGCCCTCTGCGTTTGAGGCGCTTAAAGATCGCCTGGAAGCGCTTAACGCCGAGGAGCGGGTGCGCCTGTACTATGAAGATGTGTTTGCGGAGCTGATCCCGCAGGGGCATGCCTTCTATGCCCGTGAAGTCGCACCGGGAAGCTGGACGGAGATCGACACGATCGAAGATCTGGAGGCAGCCCGCGCGCTCTACCAGAGCTGGAGCGTGGCATGA
- a CDS encoding START domain-containing protein, which yields MRLFPTVLTILLMLAFSAPATAQQGGNWEALGDSDGVAISRMQVEGSSVFAFRGEIVADVHIGKILTVFADGDQRRHWVDRYDEHGTLDRGELSERYWIRFGLPFPIKDRDYVLQTNGRLNQDDQVFIATIESVDDARRPENDCCVRAMTYSTYYRFEALEGERTRMIVEVHTDPKGLLPNWLVNRIQRDWPSKTLGGLIRQAKKGDQPLYGPVADWHTP from the coding sequence GTGCGTCTTTTTCCTACGGTTCTGACGATCCTTTTGATGCTCGCGTTCAGCGCACCTGCGACCGCCCAGCAGGGTGGCAACTGGGAGGCGCTGGGGGATTCTGACGGAGTGGCGATCTCGCGGATGCAGGTAGAGGGCTCTTCGGTCTTTGCGTTTCGCGGCGAGATTGTCGCCGATGTGCATATCGGCAAGATCCTGACGGTGTTTGCTGACGGCGACCAGCGCCGTCACTGGGTGGATCGCTACGACGAGCACGGCACGCTGGATCGCGGTGAGCTCAGCGAGCGTTACTGGATTCGATTCGGGCTGCCCTTTCCGATCAAGGATCGGGATTACGTGCTGCAAACCAACGGGCGGCTGAACCAGGACGATCAGGTCTTCATCGCGACGATCGAGTCGGTGGACGACGCGCGTCGGCCGGAGAACGACTGCTGTGTGCGGGCGATGACCTACTCAACCTACTATCGCTTTGAGGCGTTGGAGGGGGAACGTACGCGCATGATTGTGGAGGTCCACACCGATCCCAAGGGGCTTCTGCCGAATTGGCTGGTCAACCGCATTCAGCGCGACTGGCCCTCGAAGACGCTGGGCGGTCTGATTCGTCAGGCCAAGAAGGGGGATCAGCCGCTCTACGGGCCGGTGGCCGACTGGCACACGCCGTGA
- a CDS encoding CDP-alcohol phosphatidyltransferase family protein, with amino-acid sequence MSTLTYSERVRQALAFKSLDVEEPIDRYFHRPVAAAVAAALIPTGLGPNHVTLMSLISGWTGSVALYFSFFRGWGGSMGWLVAAFFLFGAVILDCADGQLARAQGGGTRVGRILDGFVDVLVLLPAYVILGFGIRHLYGSGWFVAAAVAGFSTWIHCIIYDKLKNLYLAHTMPQAGGGEGTETVEAVRAELAEARAQGQHLERFLLWVYVGYLQVQERFASGSTEKRSEVNDPAAIARYRDAHRPTMRLASWMGLGTHMFVIYGGIALMAMMPEAALGMQVVLATVFNVLMAVVMWRSRGFAAPVDVQH; translated from the coding sequence ATGAGCACGTTGACCTATAGCGAGCGGGTACGTCAGGCCCTGGCCTTTAAGTCGCTCGATGTGGAAGAGCCCATCGATCGTTACTTTCATCGTCCGGTAGCGGCGGCGGTGGCGGCAGCGTTGATCCCGACGGGGCTGGGCCCCAACCACGTCACGCTGATGAGCTTAATCAGTGGTTGGACGGGCTCGGTGGCGCTGTACTTCAGCTTTTTTAGAGGCTGGGGCGGCTCGATGGGGTGGCTGGTCGCGGCGTTCTTTCTCTTTGGGGCTGTGATCCTCGACTGTGCCGATGGTCAGCTCGCCAGAGCGCAGGGGGGCGGTACGCGGGTCGGGCGCATTCTGGATGGTTTTGTCGACGTGCTGGTGCTCCTGCCCGCCTATGTGATCCTGGGGTTCGGGATACGCCACCTCTATGGCAGCGGCTGGTTTGTGGCGGCGGCGGTGGCGGGTTTCTCCACCTGGATTCACTGCATCATCTACGACAAGCTCAAAAATCTCTACCTGGCCCACACCATGCCGCAGGCTGGCGGCGGTGAGGGCACCGAGACGGTGGAGGCAGTACGGGCCGAACTGGCTGAGGCCCGCGCGCAGGGCCAACATCTCGAGCGTTTCTTGTTGTGGGTCTACGTGGGCTATCTGCAGGTGCAGGAGCGCTTTGCCAGCGGGAGCACCGAGAAGCGCAGCGAGGTGAATGATCCGGCGGCGATCGCTCGCTACCGGGATGCGCATCGTCCGACGATGCGTCTGGCGAGCTGGATGGGACTCGGCACGCATATGTTTGTGATTTACGGGGGCATTGCGCTGATGGCGATGATGCCTGAGGCGGCGCTGGGCATGCAGGTGGTGCTGGCGACGGTATTTAACGTGCTGATGGCCGTCGTGATGTGGCGCTCGCGCGGGTTCGCTGCACCTGTCGACGTGCAGCATTGA
- the mobA gene encoding molybdenum cofactor guanylyltransferase, whose amino-acid sequence MKRVGYVLAGGQARRLGEDKARAQLARGVTLLEWVSERLSPGVEGWTAVGAEAGAYEDLGVRTIGDRWPGQGPLGGIATAALDRGQGWFFVTSCDAVWARAAWVEQLWEARRAPAVVFEHQGRVEPLFGWYRAELAPELEAAMEGEERSVWRFLEAVGARRIEAPGGWESGQGINDPQALARAREKAQKILRGDR is encoded by the coding sequence ATGAAGCGCGTGGGGTATGTGCTGGCCGGGGGCCAGGCGCGACGTCTGGGGGAGGATAAGGCCCGCGCGCAGCTGGCCCGGGGGGTAACGCTGCTGGAGTGGGTCAGCGAGCGGTTGTCGCCGGGGGTGGAGGGCTGGACGGCGGTGGGGGCTGAGGCCGGGGCCTATGAGGATCTGGGGGTACGCACCATCGGGGATCGTTGGCCGGGGCAGGGGCCTCTGGGGGGCATTGCGACGGCAGCGCTCGATCGTGGTCAGGGGTGGTTTTTTGTGACGAGCTGCGATGCGGTGTGGGCGCGCGCAGCGTGGGTGGAGCAGCTCTGGGAGGCGCGGCGAGCACCGGCGGTGGTTTTTGAGCATCAGGGCCGTGTCGAGCCGCTTTTTGGCTGGTATCGGGCCGAGCTTGCGCCTGAGCTTGAGGCGGCGATGGAGGGCGAAGAGCGCTCGGTGTGGCGCTTCTTAGAGGCGGTCGGAGCGCGGCGCATCGAAGCCCCCGGGGGGTGGGAGAGCGGGCAGGGTATCAACGATCCTCAAGCGTTGGCGCGGGCGCGCGAAAAAGCGCAGAAGATTCTCAGGGGCGATCGTTGA
- a CDS encoding PilZ domain-containing protein, whose product MSEANRPGAATPQLLNTTQRASSQERREHDRVPVNREFAVIDAYIAEYVTSISRGGVFIRSKKPLELGTRVTLKFSVILDDVETVEGEGEVVRVETSGPEMGMGVAFTRLSGESKALIDALFERYEAQLQGTSG is encoded by the coding sequence ATGAGCGAAGCGAATCGCCCGGGCGCGGCAACCCCGCAACTCCTCAACACCACGCAGCGTGCGAGCTCTCAGGAGCGGCGCGAACATGATCGTGTGCCGGTCAACCGCGAGTTTGCTGTGATCGATGCCTACATCGCCGAGTATGTCACGAGCATCTCGCGCGGCGGGGTGTTCATCCGCTCCAAGAAGCCGCTGGAGCTGGGCACCCGGGTGACCCTGAAGTTTTCGGTGATCCTTGATGACGTCGAGACGGTCGAGGGCGAGGGCGAGGTGGTGCGCGTGGAGACGAGCGGCCCGGAGATGGGGATGGGGGTGGCGTTCACGCGCTTGAGTGGTGAGAGCAAGGCCTTGATCGATGCGCTCTTTGAGCGTTACGAGGCGCAGCTCCAGGGCACCTCGGGTTGA